The following proteins are encoded in a genomic region of Deltaproteobacteria bacterium:
- the rsmD gene encoding 16S rRNA (guanine(966)-N(2))-methyltransferase RsmD, translating to MRVIGGTLRGKKLISFKGKNIRPTSDRIKESLFNIISSYLEDGISVADFFAGTGNLGIEALSRGAGEAVFVEKDKNSLAVIRKNIDLCRVKEKSSVIPLEADKAIALLEKKGKTFDIIFLDPPYNQGLAHETLACLGQSSLAKGAIVIAEYASQEKINENYGKLNMKDTRRYGDTSLSFFTGDPS from the coding sequence TTGAGAGTAATAGGCGGTACCCTTCGGGGGAAAAAACTTATTTCCTTTAAAGGAAAAAATATAAGACCTACGTCAGACAGGATCAAGGAGTCTCTTTTCAATATCATATCTTCATACCTTGAAGATGGCATAAGCGTTGCCGATTTTTTTGCAGGTACGGGAAATCTCGGTATCGAAGCGCTTAGCCGGGGAGCGGGGGAGGCTGTTTTTGTTGAAAAGGATAAAAACTCCCTTGCTGTTATCAGGAAAAATATCGATCTTTGCAGAGTGAAAGAGAAGAGCAGCGTCATTCCTCTGGAAGCGGACAAGGCCATTGCTCTTCTCGAGAAAAAAGGAAAAACCTTTGACATAATTTTTCTTGATCCTCCCTATAATCAGGGCCTGGCCCATGAAACACTGGCATGTTTGGGGCAAAGCAGCCTGGCAAAGGGAGCGATTGTCATTGCCGAGTATGCGTCGCAAGAGAAGATTAACGAGAATTATGGAAAGCTTAATATGAAAGATACAAGGAGGTACGGCGATACCTCCTTGAGTTTTTTTACAGGAGATCCTTCGTGA
- the amrS gene encoding AmmeMemoRadiSam system radical SAM enzyme, whose protein sequence is MKEALLYEKLEGGKVHCFLCQHHCRISSGKRGICGVRENKEGTLYTLVYDHVISCAVDPIEKKPLFNFLPGSKSYSIATVGCNFKCLHCQNYDISQMPAEKGGVIMGSRISPEEIVADAKAHHCATIAYTYTEPTIFFELARDTGQLAKSEGIKNIFVSNGYMTEEMLQMSSDWLDGINIDLKGFTEEHYKKICGAKLGPVLDSLRMIKKMGIWLEVTTLVIPGYNDSDESFENIADFIKNELGAETPWHVTAFYPTYKLLDVPRTPVETLGKARDIGLNHGLKYVYEGNIPGEGGENTICYNCGELLIERYGYMIRKNSITSSACPECGAHIDGYGLMS, encoded by the coding sequence ATGAAAGAAGCCCTCTTATACGAAAAACTGGAAGGAGGCAAAGTCCACTGCTTTCTATGCCAGCACCATTGCAGGATATCTTCGGGGAAGCGCGGCATATGTGGTGTGCGGGAAAATAAAGAAGGTACGCTCTATACACTGGTTTATGACCATGTCATATCCTGTGCCGTGGATCCTATCGAGAAAAAGCCACTTTTTAATTTTCTGCCCGGATCAAAGTCCTATTCGATAGCGACGGTTGGATGCAATTTCAAGTGTCTCCACTGCCAGAATTATGATATTTCACAAATGCCTGCTGAAAAAGGGGGCGTTATTATGGGGAGCAGGATTTCACCTGAGGAAATCGTGGCTGATGCAAAGGCCCATCACTGTGCAACGATTGCCTATACCTATACGGAACCGACCATTTTTTTCGAACTGGCCCGTGATACAGGTCAACTTGCTAAAAGTGAAGGAATAAAAAATATTTTTGTGTCCAACGGCTATATGACGGAAGAGATGCTCCAAATGAGCAGTGACTGGCTTGACGGCATCAATATAGACCTTAAGGGATTTACGGAAGAACACTATAAGAAGATTTGCGGCGCAAAGCTCGGTCCTGTTCTCGATTCGCTCAGGATGATAAAAAAGATGGGTATATGGCTTGAGGTGACGACCCTTGTAATTCCCGGCTATAATGATTCCGATGAAAGCTTTGAAAATATTGCTGATTTTATAAAAAATGAACTGGGCGCTGAAACGCCCTGGCATGTAACGGCCTTTTATCCGACGTACAAACTGCTTGATGTGCCCAGGACACCGGTGGAAACGCTTGGAAAAGCGAGGGATATTGGGTTAAATCACGGTCTTAAGTATGTTTACGAAGGTAATATCCCCGGTGAAGGTGGCGAAAATACCATTTGTTACAACTGCGGTGAATTGCTTATTGAGCGCTATGGCTACATGATCAGGAAGAACAGTATTACTTCGTCGGCCTGCCCAGAATGCGGCGCGCATATCGATGGTTACGGACTCATGTCGTGA
- the coaD gene encoding pantetheine-phosphate adenylyltransferase translates to MNKIAVYPGTFDPVTRGHLDLMKRAAKVFDEVIVAVAISSTKKTLFNIEERVALIKEATSDTPRISVESFDGLLINYLEAHHAHVILRGLRAISDFEYEFQMASMNRKLASEFETMFMMTGEQYTYLSSRFVKEICRLGGEVDCFVHPAVKSALIEKFNLSKEG, encoded by the coding sequence GTGAACAAAATTGCTGTCTATCCCGGTACCTTTGATCCCGTTACAAGGGGGCACCTGGATTTAATGAAAAGAGCGGCTAAGGTTTTTGATGAAGTCATCGTTGCCGTTGCCATAAGTTCGACAAAAAAAACACTTTTTAATATTGAAGAAAGAGTGGCTCTTATCAAGGAAGCTACCTCGGATACTCCCCGTATCAGTGTGGAGAGCTTTGACGGACTTCTTATTAACTACCTTGAAGCGCACCATGCGCATGTTATACTTAGAGGTTTAAGAGCTATTTCCGATTTTGAATACGAATTTCAGATGGCTTCCATGAACAGGAAGCTTGCTTCCGAGTTTGAGACCATGTTTATGATGACCGGTGAACAGTATACCTACCTCAGTTCAAGGTTTGTAAAAGAGATATGCCGCCTTGGCGGAGAGGTGGACTGTTTTGTTCATCCTGCCGTTAAAAGCGCCTTAATTGAAAAATTTAATTTAAGTAAGGAAGGTTGA
- a CDS encoding glycosyltransferase family 2 protein, translated as MISVVIPVFNEKNTIEAIIRSVEAVPVDKEIIIVDDFSADGTREILREIEKKGKHKVLFHDRNMGKGAALRTGFKAVANNIVIIQDADLEYDPREYPRLIKPILEDRADAVFGSRFVGGEVHRVLYFWHMVGNRFLTLLSNMFTNLNLTDMETCYKVFRKELLQKMKIEENRFGFEPEITAKLAKMNIRIFEVGISYYGRRYSEGKKIGWRDGFSALRAIIKYNLFR; from the coding sequence ATGATTAGTGTCGTCATTCCGGTTTTTAACGAGAAAAATACCATTGAAGCGATAATCAGGAGTGTTGAGGCTGTTCCTGTCGATAAGGAAATCATTATTGTCGATGATTTTTCTGCTGATGGAACAAGGGAAATATTAAGGGAGATCGAAAAAAAAGGAAAGCATAAGGTCCTCTTCCACGACAGGAATATGGGCAAGGGCGCAGCGCTTAGAACGGGGTTCAAGGCCGTTGCCAATAACATTGTGATCATCCAGGATGCCGATCTCGAATACGATCCCCGGGAATATCCCCGCCTTATAAAACCAATTCTGGAAGACAGGGCCGACGCTGTTTTCGGTTCGCGCTTTGTCGGCGGTGAAGTGCACCGCGTCCTCTATTTCTGGCATATGGTGGGTAACCGCTTTCTCACGCTCCTTTCAAATATGTTTACCAATCTGAACCTGACGGACATGGAAACATGCTACAAGGTTTTCAGGAAAGAGCTTCTCCAGAAAATGAAGATTGAAGAAAATCGCTTTGGTTTTGAGCCGGAAATAACGGCTAAGCTGGCTAAAATGAATATCAGGATCTTTGAGGTTGGTATTTCTTACTACGGCAGACGGTATAGTGAGGGTAAAAAAATAGGCTGGAGAGACGGCTTTTCCGCCTTAAGGGCCATTATAAAATATAATCTTTTTCGCTGA
- a CDS encoding response regulator has protein sequence MRYCPACGKDVNTYSSLQFDLQSPAEAECCIHCGMAIKDSSEVNEPHIETILLAEDSIMMREVLNDIFMEKRIAEKVVLCNNGAEFITTFTNMLVEKKGASLVVLDVSMPLLNGINAAIALRSIEKSFVVNPVPILFFTAHLCDDAFKKVLAYCKPAYYLNKGAKSNPRELASRINEVIKKLVAETL, from the coding sequence ATGAGATATTGTCCCGCTTGCGGTAAGGACGTTAACACTTATTCCTCTCTCCAGTTTGACCTCCAATCACCGGCAGAAGCCGAATGCTGTATCCATTGCGGCATGGCAATAAAGGACAGCAGTGAAGTCAATGAACCCCACATTGAAACAATTCTTCTGGCGGAAGACTCGATCATGATGAGGGAGGTGCTAAATGATATTTTTATGGAAAAGCGGATTGCTGAAAAAGTTGTACTTTGCAATAACGGAGCCGAATTTATAACAACCTTTACCAATATGCTTGTAGAAAAAAAGGGGGCTTCTCTTGTTGTACTCGATGTATCGATGCCCCTATTAAATGGGATTAATGCCGCCATCGCTCTCAGATCTATAGAAAAATCCTTTGTCGTAAATCCAGTGCCCATACTTTTTTTCACAGCCCACCTCTGTGATGATGCGTTTAAAAAAGTTCTCGCCTACTGCAAACCCGCCTACTATCTTAACAAGGGCGCAAAATCAAATCCCCGGGAACTGGCATCACGGATAAATGAAGTCATTAAGAAACTTGTTGCCGAAACACTATAG
- the trmFO gene encoding methylenetetrahydrofolate--tRNA-(uracil(54)-C(5))-methyltransferase (FADH(2)-oxidizing) TrmFO, with protein MLKKITIIGGGLAGCEAAWQAAKRGMDITLYEMKPKKLSPAHSSEGLAELVCSNSLRSDDINNAPGVLKEEMRLMGSLLMEAARKTAVPAGSALAVDRTLFSRYVTDKIEACKNIKLVRDEVSSIPDEKDDEIVIIASGPLTSDPLSEAIASLIGEEYLYFYDAISPIIDVESINFDIAFRQSRYDRGEADYINCPLDEKQYHEFVDALLHAKQVKTRDFEKEKFFEGCMPIEVMAKRGPETLAFGPMKPVGLKDPRSEEKPYAVLQLRQEDKEGSMYNMVGFQTRLVYSEQKRIFRMIPGLENAGFLRLGSMHRNTYINSPLYLKPTLQFKSRGNLFFAGQISGVEGYIESAAMGILAGINASFLAEGKAPDLPPAPTAVGALARHITNSEPKYFQPMNINFGLFPPIERGKGKKVKKQDRKAIHSKRAIEEMKGWLETIR; from the coding sequence ATATTGAAAAAGATAACAATCATCGGCGGCGGCCTTGCCGGTTGTGAGGCAGCCTGGCAGGCAGCAAAGCGAGGCATGGATATAACACTCTATGAAATGAAGCCGAAAAAGCTCTCTCCCGCCCACAGCAGTGAAGGTCTGGCAGAACTCGTTTGCAGCAATTCACTCCGCTCAGACGATATCAATAATGCACCGGGCGTACTAAAAGAAGAGATGCGGCTCATGGGATCACTCCTCATGGAAGCTGCCCGCAAAACGGCCGTTCCGGCCGGATCGGCCCTTGCTGTAGACAGGACCCTCTTTTCCCGATATGTAACGGACAAGATAGAAGCTTGTAAAAACATAAAACTTGTTAGAGATGAGGTAAGCTCTATACCTGATGAAAAAGATGATGAGATTGTCATTATCGCCTCGGGGCCACTTACGTCAGATCCACTGTCTGAGGCTATTGCCTCTCTCATTGGTGAGGAATATCTCTATTTCTACGATGCAATCTCACCCATTATCGATGTTGAATCCATTAATTTCGATATTGCCTTCAGGCAGTCACGTTACGACAGGGGAGAAGCCGACTACATAAACTGCCCCCTCGATGAAAAGCAGTACCATGAATTTGTGGACGCGCTTTTACATGCAAAACAGGTAAAGACAAGGGATTTTGAAAAGGAAAAATTCTTTGAAGGATGCATGCCCATCGAAGTGATGGCAAAAAGAGGGCCCGAGACGCTTGCCTTCGGCCCCATGAAGCCCGTCGGCCTTAAGGACCCAAGGAGTGAAGAGAAGCCTTATGCCGTTTTGCAACTGAGACAGGAAGACAAGGAAGGAAGCATGTATAACATGGTCGGCTTCCAGACCAGGCTTGTCTACTCAGAGCAGAAAAGAATTTTCAGAATGATTCCGGGGCTCGAAAATGCCGGTTTTTTGCGCCTGGGAAGTATGCACAGAAATACCTACATCAACTCCCCCCTCTATCTGAAGCCCACATTGCAATTCAAATCAAGGGGGAACCTCTTCTTTGCCGGGCAGATATCGGGTGTCGAGGGCTACATTGAATCGGCAGCCATGGGGATTCTTGCCGGTATTAACGCCTCTTTTCTGGCTGAAGGAAAAGCGCCTGACCTTCCTCCTGCGCCAACAGCCGTGGGCGCCCTTGCCAGACATATTACCAACAGCGAGCCCAAATATTTTCAGCCTATGAATATTAATTTCGGTCTCTTTCCTCCCATTGAAAGAGGAAAGGGGAAAAAAGTAAAAAAGCAGGACAGGAAAGCGATTCATTCAAAGAGAGCCATTGAAGAGATGAAGGGGTGGCTGGAAACGATCAGATAA
- a CDS encoding pyridoxal phosphate-dependent aminotransferase, whose product MSFLSDRVKKVKPSVTLTITAKAKALKSQGLDIIGFGAGEPDFDTPDNIKEAAINSIRSGFTKYTPVGGTDDLKKAIVDHLAHNEGLKYDRSEVFVSCGAKHTLYNIFQAIINAGDEVIIPAPYWVSYPDMVLLADGTPVIVECSGEARFKMSAARLEAAITDRTKAVVINSPSNPTGAAYSEDELKEIAGIAVEKNILVISDEIYNKITYDGFRATSIATLGEDIKKLTMTVNGVSKAYSMTGWRIGFVAGDGEIIKAMNKIQGQSTSNPTSIAQVAAMEAYSGPQDSVGKMLVQFEKRRRYIVDRLNAIEDVSCSAPQGAFYVFPNISSFFGKKYDGKEIKGSVDLTDYLLEKARVAVVPGEGFGAEGYIRLSYATSMEVIEKGLDRIENALAVL is encoded by the coding sequence ATGTCTTTTCTCTCGGACAGGGTTAAAAAGGTTAAGCCATCAGTTACATTGACAATTACTGCCAAGGCCAAGGCCCTTAAAAGCCAGGGCCTTGATATTATCGGCTTCGGCGCCGGCGAGCCTGATTTTGATACGCCTGACAATATCAAGGAGGCAGCCATCAATTCCATTAGATCCGGTTTTACCAAGTATACACCTGTCGGTGGAACTGACGATCTCAAAAAAGCCATTGTTGATCACCTTGCCCATAATGAAGGTCTTAAATATGACAGGTCGGAAGTTTTCGTTTCATGCGGGGCAAAACATACGCTTTACAATATTTTTCAGGCCATTATAAATGCGGGAGATGAAGTCATTATTCCCGCTCCCTACTGGGTGTCCTACCCTGACATGGTTTTGCTGGCGGATGGAACCCCTGTTATTGTCGAATGTTCCGGGGAAGCCCGTTTCAAAATGTCGGCGGCCCGCCTTGAAGCAGCCATTACAGACAGAACAAAGGCTGTTGTTATCAACTCGCCATCCAACCCGACGGGCGCGGCCTACAGCGAAGACGAATTGAAGGAAATAGCCGGGATTGCCGTAGAAAAAAATATCCTTGTCATTTCCGATGAAATATATAACAAGATTACCTACGATGGATTCAGGGCGACCAGTATTGCAACGCTTGGAGAGGATATAAAAAAGCTCACCATGACTGTAAATGGCGTATCCAAGGCCTACTCCATGACAGGTTGGAGAATCGGTTTTGTTGCCGGTGATGGTGAAATCATCAAGGCAATGAACAAGATCCAGGGGCAGAGCACTTCAAATCCGACATCTATTGCCCAGGTTGCGGCAATGGAAGCCTATAGTGGTCCGCAGGACTCTGTCGGTAAAATGCTTGTTCAGTTTGAAAAAAGGAGGCGCTATATTGTAGACCGGCTAAATGCCATTGAGGACGTGTCATGTTCTGCTCCCCAGGGCGCTTTTTACGTATTCCCCAATATTTCTTCCTTTTTTGGGAAAAAATATGACGGCAAAGAGATAAAAGGTTCGGTTGATCTGACCGATTATTTGCTGGAAAAGGCCAGGGTAGCCGTAGTCCCCGGCGAGGGATTCGGCGCTGAAGGATATATTCGCCTTTCTTATGCAACATCCATGGAAGTCATTGAAAAGGGACTTGACAGAATAGAAAACGCGCTTGCTGTGCTTTGA